In one window of Candidatus Binatia bacterium DNA:
- a CDS encoding LysM peptidoglycan-binding domain-containing protein, which yields MGRRKRFTLMPAIALAGLALMVALPTLSSVRLYAATAQRYAVVTVRPGDTLWSIASAHAGPSADVQEIVDRISDANHLHGGTLQIGQHLKIPE from the coding sequence GTGGGTAGGCGCAAACGGTTCACCCTTATGCCGGCGATCGCACTCGCCGGGCTCGCTCTCATGGTCGCGTTGCCGACGCTGTCCAGCGTCCGGCTCTACGCCGCGACCGCTCAGCGGTACGCCGTCGTGACGGTCCGCCCGGGCGATACGCTCTGGTCGATCGCCTCGGCCCATGCCGGTCCCAGCGCCGACGTCCAAGAGATCGTCGACCGCATCAGCGACGCCAACCACCTGCACGGCGGCACGCTGCAGATCGGGCAGCATTTGAAGATCCCCGAGTAA
- a CDS encoding antitoxin Xre-like helix-turn-helix domain-containing protein: protein MTVAAVLDPLAVLSDSGRTSGPALRAFERIGDRWRLSQKERYTILGLPRSTYFTAKRNPGVARLSRDTLERISYVLGIYSALKILLPRREAADAWVRTANDNSLFKGHPPIEMMLGGTVGDLFVVRRYLDGERGW from the coding sequence ATGACGGTAGCGGCGGTCCTGGATCCTCTCGCAGTCCTGAGCGATTCCGGCCGGACGTCTGGGCCCGCGCTGCGGGCTTTCGAGCGGATCGGCGATCGTTGGCGGCTCTCACAAAAGGAGCGCTATACCATCCTGGGCCTGCCGAGATCCACGTACTTCACGGCCAAGAGGAACCCCGGCGTCGCGCGCCTCTCGCGCGATACGCTCGAGCGCATTTCCTACGTATTGGGGATTTACTCGGCCCTCAAGATCCTGCTTCCGCGCCGCGAGGCCGCCGATGCCTGGGTGCGCACGGCGAACGACAACTCGTTGTTCAAGGGACACCCGCCGATCGAGATGATGTTGGGGGGCACGGTCGGCGATCTCTTCGTGGTTCGCCGTTACCTCGACGGCGAGCGCGGTTGGTAA
- a CDS encoding RES family NAD+ phosphorylase, protein MVTRLRSQRAYHIIPSRYPTVGLFDDVSDPADLEVVIELAQATNPRILDAIGNIRLVRDKDRIAGPGSTPIMAAFTHAKPSRFSNGTFGIYYAAAEEATAIAETAYHRGRFLSDAHLANERLDMRVYAVTASGSCDDVRPLAYADPIYDPDSYAASQPYGTKLYTKNVVDGIIFKSVRRRNGDCFGIFRPTRIESCTVSRHLEYRFEDYKLASVLTLEEHV, encoded by the coding sequence TTGGTAACCCGTCTCCGCTCCCAGCGCGCGTACCACATCATTCCGTCGCGCTATCCCACCGTCGGCCTATTCGACGACGTTTCCGATCCGGCGGATCTCGAGGTCGTCATCGAGCTGGCGCAGGCCACCAACCCCAGGATTCTGGACGCGATCGGCAACATACGGCTGGTGCGTGACAAGGACCGCATCGCGGGCCCCGGGAGCACGCCGATCATGGCCGCATTCACGCACGCCAAGCCGAGCAGATTCTCCAACGGCACGTTCGGCATTTACTACGCGGCGGCCGAAGAGGCGACGGCCATTGCCGAAACCGCGTATCACCGCGGACGATTTCTCTCCGACGCGCACCTGGCAAACGAACGCCTGGACATGCGCGTCTACGCCGTGACGGCATCGGGCAGCTGCGACGACGTGCGCCCGCTGGCGTATGCCGATCCGATCTACGATCCCGACAGTTACGCCGCGTCACAGCCTTACGGCACCAAGCTCTACACCAAGAACGTGGTGGACGGCATCATTTTCAAGAGCGTGCGGCGCCGCAATGGCGATTGCTTCGGCATCTTTCGGCCAACCCGAATCGAGAGTTGCACCGTTTCGCGGCACCTCGAGTATCGCTTCGAAGATTACAAGCTCGCGAGCGTCCTCACTCTCGAGGAACACGTGTAA